The DNA window TCTGCCCAAGCTTGCGCACTGCAGCCGACTTGCACACTATAGagaattaattaactaatagCGTGCGCCTCCGgggatttttgaaatttaaatcttaaaaaaaaCGAATTATATTTACTATGTAATCATCtttgttttataaaaaaatataatcattttaattgaattatttactaaaattctcaattctcAAATAATATGATATGCCTCTATTCTGCTAGCTCTATTAAATGTATAgccaaatcaaatcatttcgttgttttgttgagaatctcaaccattttttagggttttttttttgtgagacTTTTATCAGTGAGTCGAGTCAATTTTGGACATATTTatagttaaaaataatatttttcataggtTACTGTTTCATAAAAGTGATTTATGAAACTAGTTTCACAAAAGTTTTgtgtaatttttattaatttttccgttttatcaacttatcatcaacactAGGTTACTTTTTATTTGACATTTTCAATTTCAATAAAAGAAAATGTGGGGTGCATATTTAAGGTACGCTCAAACTTATATTTTGTATGATAAATTACAAAATACTTTTGAATTCAATTCAatctgttttattttttttctctattacttttgaaaaagaaaaatgttatcatgtgtatcatTCAcatttaatatgattatttggcTAGTTATTGCACATCATTGAAAGTTTTTTTTAGAGAAATTAATACATTGCCGTTAtaaaattatcaatttaaaatatataaaaagttaattttgtattttaaatgtttcaGAAAAAAAAGGTTGATTATAACCCTTCTTATTCaactaaaaaaattatagtttACATGTTAATATATTAGTTCAGAGGTTTATTtttcgtgtgtatatatatgaaaattttcTCCACTTGTCTAAATAAATTAAAGTTGAATCtggattaaaaaaaattgattcacgtaacaaaattttgatttaaaatctgtacgtattggatatttttttaaataaaaaatctaaaaaactaaattatatttaaaacaataaatttaaaatcccTAATTTCAAAAACATCAGTAATAATCAAACCACAGGACACGTAGTTTTTTAAAACCCTTTCCGAGATTTTACATCGACTGATTCCTCAGAACAAATAAAATtgggaaaaaataaataatttaaagtgtaagattttgaaaaaatataagTATAAATGTAATAAATACAACCACCTAGCTAAGCTCAAATTTCATCTACTCAGAAAATGTGTCAAAATAGCCAAGAAAATGGAAACTCCAGTGGCTATGAACGCCATATCCAGGCTTCTCTCCCTCCTCTGCTTTCTCTCTATATACTCTATCTTCATCTTCACCAACATTTCATAGTTTTCTTTCTCCGTTCTTCGGCTACTTCTGCATCTCTGCCCTTCCATGGCTTCCCGTAAAATTGCCAAACTCTCCATCCCGCAAACGATCTTACCCTCCATGTCCTCTACCTGCATGTAAACCTCCCTCACGTGCATCTCCTCGCCTTCTCTTCCACCGCAAGTGACCATCACCGCACATTGAACAGCCTCGCCGTCGCCTCCGGCTGCCACCGTGGCGAACCGAAGTTGTACTTCCTCGGTGAGCCAGTGCCGCCGCGCCTCCACTGCCTTTAGGCTGGCCACGTTCACCGCCCGATTCTTGGAGGGGTCGATTAAAACCCAGCTTACTCTCAGGCGATCGGATGCGATATCCATGCAGTTCCCATCCTCTCCGTCGAATTTTAGAGGCGTTGGAACTGTTTCTTTAGGGTCTAGAAGATCTAGCCTGAAAGGCGAACAGATAAACCAGCTTGAATGAGTCTCCGCAACCATGACTTTGGAGTATACTAACTGGTCATCACAGTAAATATCCACTGCAGAGATCAATTCAGATGTGCCCGAAGGACTCCGTTTCTTGGTTCTCTTGGCGGAGTGTTGGTAGCCGACTGCGGGGAAGGCGTCGCAGTAGAACGAACGGTAGCCAAAAGGGAAGCCTGAGATGACATCCCGGACACGCGGGTCGGTGGTGGATTGCCAAGTGGAGTTGCAAATCTCCCGCCATAGATGATCGTCGTTGCACAAAGAAAGCAACTGAGTGGAAGCACAGCTGGTGGACGCGAGGGTGGGGCCATCGAGCCTGTTCAATATGTGGGATCGAACGATATCTGAATGAACCGCGGTGATCGGATCGGCGGCGGCGGATGAGGAGGGTGACATGGTTGTTGTATTGATCGCTGTAAGCTTGGAGGACACTAGGAGAAGCGTTTGAATGAATATAGTCAGGATTTTTGGTTGTTTTTATATATAGTGAGAGGGGATTTGGTCCAAACATGGAGGCAACAGTCTCAACACGGAGCAATACGGCAATTGCTTGGAATTTTCGTCCCACCTATTAATTACCATTATTATAACATATTATCACATTtctttattttcaaattaattaattataaaattaaaacaaaatgttagataaaataaatatgtctaataatttaatattatattaaaacaaaatgtttgataaaataGAATGTACTTCAATTTCTTATATCAATGTTTTGGACGAGTTGTATCGAGTTtaccatgttatttatttaattaacataATGTGTAGAATACTTTacataaaaaatattgaatGACAACGACTGTGAGTTTTAtctgtataaaaatatatacggacaatatatatatatatatatatatatatataatcgaaaaatattaattataacaAATGACAATGAAAAGAGGATAGAGATTCACGATTAATACAAAAGAAATAAACAAATTGATTGTAGATCATGGacaaatgttaaattattaattaaacagAGAGTTATCCACGGAAATATGGTAAATTCCATCCACATAGGCCGTCAACTTCGTTATACAGTCGGCCAATCTCAGCTTGCactacaataaataaatattaatttgagTCATCTTTCAaagcttttaattaaatttattactttttttttcacaaattttGTAAATTCGGGTGTACTAACTTAAGTGTATCAAATTGAgtaaaaacgaaaaaaaaaataatttctaaataCAAAGGGATTATAAATCTCAAATTTGATAGTCAGTTTCGATATTTTAATACAAAATGTATcgctaaaattaaataaaaaatagtatGAAACTGAAGAAATGAAAAGGCGTAaagtgttaagattggaacttggaccaactcaaccccaaaagctagctagctcaagggggaggattgtccaagcccatatatacaactccaagGTTATTTACATAacccgatgtgggacaattaacacacccttCTCACGCCcaagaatgaacatctggagcgtggagtttacaaatgacccaattatgggcagaacgggtggcctaattataggcagtccaacacataaggTGAAcccagctctgataccatgttaagaatggaacttggacctaactcaaccccaaaagctagttcaagggggaaggattgtccaaactcatatatacaactccaaaattatttacataaccgatgtgagacaatcaacataaagtaatttaaaatatactaaaaacatgaaaaacaaatgaaGATGAAACTGAAACTGTTCGCTCGCTACTGCTAGACCAATTCAGATTTAGTGGAATTATTCATGATGAGCTTTTCTCACTCGATCCATATATCTCATTGGGTTTGAGCCAAATAATTTTAAGTCAAACAAATTAAATGCTTTCGCATGCTTTGATCTATTGGACCAAAATGTCcgtatatatttattttcttcTAATTCATTCTCACTTCTTTTGCATCACCGTGAGACTCAAATAGCTTTCACTGTATCCTGAATTTTCATGACAGTATGAATCACCTGAATTCAAAATATCATCTATCGATCCCGCCTTGTTCATCCTGCTGACCGAATTCTTctattatttttgttgaaatcaAATTCCCAAAAATCTGAACGCCAAATGCCCATATTCATAATTTCACAAATTTCATGAACTCGATGATTTTAATTTGTAGATATTGGCTCTCTTTTCATGCAATATAGTAATGTTTACCTTGCTTCTGGCCACGTCAAACATTGATCATCTCATGCATTCAAGAACGTCTTCTTTGGTTGTTGCAAGCTACATTTCTTGAGATCGGAGAGTCACTGAAGAGTTTTTCCCACTTTCTTTCCACTAATCACAACTTCTCCCACGATCTAATTTTCCTTGGAATTGTTCGCCCACTGGCCACTACTGCTAGACCAATTCAGATTTAGTAGAAATAAATGATGAGCTTTTGTCGCTCAATCTATCTTATGGGATTTTAGTCAATTTAATAATGGCAAATAATTTTAAGTCAGACATTACTCAAACCCGAAAGTTATATTATATTTGAGCATATACACTCACATTTTTGTGTGCCTAATAAATTACTAAGAGTTCTTTAAAAACTTAGAATGTAAGATATTATTAAATATCAAGGATGAATTTGATATACAAgttgtaattttaaaaaatatttaaataaattaagtcttttaaaattcttttattaaaaaaaacagaagtgtaggaccgagtgtttaccgctttaccaaaagctatagtaccacggttcgatcgctctaccaagaagagaaaattattgcacccaacaatctccctcccaataattgcactccttgcaatcaatgagaatcgaacccgtgactttggctctgataccaattgtaggaccgagtgcttaccggtttaccaaaagctataactagtaataatggtgcaactcaaatcttttaaactgcgCAGTATCTCAAGCACCacagttcgatcgctctacctaGCAGAgaaaattattgcacccaacaataaGTTATTTTGACTTTGGATAAATGTTTGGAAGAtatttttaacttttaagtgtctttTTTAAATAACATTTGTAATAAAACAATATGTTTTTTaaggaaatttttttataaaaaaataagtgCTTTAAGTTCATTGACTTCACACTCTAATTCATTGGGATGCTGTAAAGCAGCGATTATGATATTCATTCTTATCTAAGAATTTATCGtacattattaaaaaaatagtgCTTTAAGTtcattaatttgtttttttataaataacttCATTAATAttgataatataatattaatgttCTAAATTTAGAACGAAATCTCAAGCTCACCACTTAATTGTAACAAATCTTTATCTCaattgaataaaataaaattattaattaaggaaCGATTTGTTTTAGaaaattgaaaacaatagttattCTAAATGATGCTTTAGAatgataaaaaattaattaaataatatttacaaTTGATTAAAtcgaaaaaagaaaaagaagtgGGGATTTGTGGCACTAATTGCACCAATCTCTTATGAAAAATATCAATTGGCTGATAGATAGATAgtctttcatttttaaaaatcaaacacATTTCACTGTTATATTCTGAAAACTCGTGTACATTTACTCTTTCTGATATGAAATGTTATGcttgattttttaaaacatattattaattttttatatatgattttttttgttttttgtttttattattcaaTAAGAGATATTGATGTAATTAGCTCGATATTTGTGTGAAACGATTTAAAAAAGAAGAAGCAATGACGGGGTGGGCAGCTTCTAAGTGGGGCACGTGGTTGTGCTGTTTCACGTGTTGCATTTTGATTCGTATGAAAGCGGTCAAATTTGGATACGCCCGACTGGGGCTGCTTATAATTTGGGCACGCGGTTTCACGTGTGGCATTGTGATTTGTACGAAAAGTGGTCAAATTTGGATACGGCCAACTAGACAGAGTGCATTCATTCATCCGAATCCATGCAATattcttaattaattttttgattAATATTTGTTTGTCACGAAAATTGCGGACGTGCCAGGCACGTGTTCGTGTCAAATTTGTGAAATAATCCGACTTTTAATCAAACGTTGTGAATCTTGATTCGATCGTTCGTTCTAATTCCCTCAAAATGGCTCCAAAAATAAGAACGTGAAGTGAACAATATAATGAAATCAAAGGGGGAACTCATAAACAACATCAACATATGTTATGCCGTTATAAATTCGAACAAAGTTTTTTACAAGAAACTGGAATAAACATTTGAAATCTATGGAAGACGATTGCTGACATGAAAGCAAAGTTGCAGAGAAGTTGCTGTAGACTTTTTTGTCGATTGTTTTGTGTGTGTTTGTCGGGGCTTTTTCTGATTCCCTTGCCTTCTCTTTTGACACAATCCGCACATCAGTTTCTCCTTTCCACGATCATCCCACGATCTTCCACCTTGGGTAATGGCCGTAACTGGCAGCAATGTTCCTTTACTGGGCCAACTGCAACTTTTCTTAGGCTTCATCTATTGGGCTTCTTCTAATTTTTAGGCACAACAATATTATATTACTAATTTATTTGTTATGTATTAGAAAAAATGACTTCATTTATGTGACATATTGTACTTTAAAattacttaatttttttaaataagtaataatctctcaaaataaattataaataaaatgtttgtCTAAATATTTGAAGTGCAAAAAAGCTTGtagcaaatatttgtttaaACAACGTGACGtaatttcattaaaaattaaagtaaataaatttaacatgcaTAAACATTCTTGAAATTTAAGCGGTCTTCGGGTTAGGCTTCCGCACAGTTCGAGCCAACTCACTGGTATCCGCCTCTCGTCTCCTCGTACTCGTCTtcatctgcatcgatcaagtatagtgggtttaaagactcaacatgtataaactgagaatagtaagtaatacataataaagtCACATGCGTTTTAAAGCATCACAGTTTGGGCAGTCCCACGTGAATGAACTAACTCATTCGTCTCTTGtccaaaaattatgaatttaccgCTTCCCAATCTCTTGCACACGATATacatcaaaatatttactatGTCAAGATCGAAGCGGAAAaatgaaagaatatacatgtctttgcGTTGTAACGCACGAAGATAACGAATACCGACGCGGTTGATTATGGGAGATGAACGGGAGACGCTTGCTACACGATTCTTACTCGAAAGAAGACGTAAATCTCCATAAATGTGCAAGGAATGGTGGCTGCTGTAAGAAGGctcaagaaccctagttttttcttcaaatttgctacgtgtgtgttgtgtgtgtgcgtgagtgtgGTTTTGATTAGGTAAAATTTTTGCTTAATGAACTAATTAGGGGCTAAATAAAtgcttatttaaataattagtgATAAAATAATACCAATCTAGTTAATCCCACTCAAAGATTCAATACAAACAAgagtctcttatgagacggtctcacggatctttatctgtgagacgagtcaaccttatccatattcacaataaaaaataatacatgtagcataaaatgtaataatttttcatgaatgacccaaatagatattcgtctcacaaaatacgacccgtgagaccgtctcacataagtttttgtctacAAATAATTAAGTACTGAATTTTTAAGATTAAAATCTCCCAATattcaaattatttgaaaatcttaaaatcacataataaattaaattaggctttaaaatgctcaaaatttcataaatcatttaaaatatcaatttttttgacttgaaataaaataccacattaatCATAAATCGCCTAAATCGTCACCAGTCTCTTTTTTCGATTCCGTATCGAATATtcgtctgaaacataaaactcaagaaaacgttTTAATGTGCATGACATTaacatgtaataatttaaaataatacaattcataaatcatgcatcgttaaaatcgttttaaaattaaataaacaatttaataatttaattaaagcaTGAGTTTACGTGGACTTATTTTGGGATCTACAATTTATGCTTCCATTGAATCTTAAGATGCATGGTGGCTTGCTTTTACCAGCACCATACTTGTATATTTGTAGACATGAAATTACACCGTGAGTTCAGTGACGGAgtcaaattttcatttttagtcGAGTCAAAATTTTTAAGTTAAGGTTGAGCTAATATCGACAAATGAAGTCCTCGAGCTACCGTAAAATTAGACAAAATTTAATGTATATAAAACAGAGAATAAATCGAGCCACCTGAAGCATCGCTCGGGCAGATATTTATTTAGATTTTTAGGCTGCCGGCGAGGAAGAAAATGCGATGAACCAGCTCATTATTCACTAATCTGCAGAGTATGCTCCGAAATTGATGCAAATGGCATTGTCCAACTttttaatagttttttttttaaaaaaaac is part of the Primulina eburnea isolate SZY01 chromosome 1, ASM2296580v1, whole genome shotgun sequence genome and encodes:
- the LOC140834294 gene encoding F-box protein At2g27310-like is translated as MSPSSSAAADPITAVHSDIVRSHILNRLDGPTLASTSCASTQLLSLCNDDHLWREICNSTWQSTTDPRVRDVISGFPFGYRSFYCDAFPAVGYQHSAKRTKKRSPSGTSELISAVDIYCDDQLVYSKVMVAETHSSWFICSPFRLDLLDPKETVPTPLKFDGEDGNCMDIASDRLRVSWVLIDPSKNRAVNVASLKAVEARRHWLTEEVQLRFATVAAGGDGEAVQCAVMVTCGGREGEEMHVREVYMQVEDMEGKIVCGMESLAILREAMEGQRCRSSRRTEKENYEMLVKMKIEYIERKQRRERSLDMAFIATGVSIFLAILTHFLSR